Proteins from a single region of Candidatus Bathyarchaeia archaeon:
- a CDS encoding chlorite dismutase family protein, producing MTLQTTTPAVQQKTGYSFVKYTFFKLDPAWRKLSSQERESSKKQFLSSLSETGEKIRPRSYSLVGTRGDVDFMLWTITDSLETIQRIHSDFLKTELGKYLSTPYSYLSMLRPSEYFGRPSEKEPVGSRYLFVYPFTKKREWYSVPFEERRRMMKDHVQAGQKYPSVTIHTSYSFGIDDYEFILSFETDHPEDFLNLVMHLRTTEASKYTALETPIFTCINVEPEKMLDLLGS from the coding sequence ATGACACTCCAGACGACGACTCCGGCAGTCCAGCAGAAGACGGGTTACAGCTTCGTCAAGTACACTTTCTTCAAGCTCGACCCGGCCTGGAGAAAACTATCATCTCAAGAGCGAGAATCCTCAAAGAAGCAGTTCCTCTCGTCTCTAAGCGAAACGGGGGAGAAGATTCGCCCCCGATCATATTCTCTAGTCGGAACTAGAGGAGATGTTGACTTCATGCTGTGGACCATCACCGACTCTCTGGAGACCATCCAACGTATTCACTCCGACTTCCTAAAGACTGAGCTTGGAAAGTATCTCTCTACACCTTACTCGTACCTGAGCATGCTGCGTCCGTCAGAGTATTTCGGAAGACCCTCCGAGAAGGAGCCCGTCGGTTCGAGATACCTCTTCGTCTATCCCTTCACCAAGAAGAGAGAATGGTACAGCGTGCCATTCGAGGAGAGAAGAAGAATGATGAAGGATCACGTGCAAGCTGGCCAGAAATATCCCTCGGTGACGATACACACGTCCTACTCGTTCGGTATAGACGATTACGAGTTCATACTCTCATTCGAAACGGATCACCCAGAAGACTTCCTCAATCTGGTCATGCATCTCCGAACTACTGAGGCGAGTAAGTACACGGCCCTGGAGACTCCCATTTTTACCTGTATCAACGTTGAACCCGAGAAAATGTTAGACCTTCTCGGCTCGTAA
- the hemE gene encoding uroporphyrinogen decarboxylase, whose product MTDLENDCFLRACWKKEAEFTPIWFMRQAGRYLESYRKVRAKNDVLTICKTPELSAKVTVDATTELGVDAAIIFADIMLPLEGIGQGFKLVDGVGPVVEKPIGRMEDVEAIGKFSPRDHVPFVTDAIELAIQQLDGRTPLIGFSGAPFTLACYLIEGSPSRDFTKTKKMMYAEPELWKLLMAKLSSMVSDYLMAQIRAGVDAVQLFDSWSGCLSPSDYEEFVLPFNKQIFDRLKIGGVPRIHFGVGTAGILKSMREAGGDVFGVDWRISIDGAWAILGHVAIQGNLDPAILLGANELVHARSKDILAMIGGRPGHIFNLGHGVLPETPPEHVKSLVQFIHGTTRTKH is encoded by the coding sequence TTGACTGACCTCGAGAATGATTGTTTCCTCAGAGCCTGCTGGAAGAAAGAAGCCGAGTTCACTCCGATCTGGTTCATGAGGCAGGCCGGCAGATATCTGGAGAGTTATCGAAAGGTCAGAGCGAAGAACGATGTCCTCACAATCTGCAAGACCCCAGAACTCTCCGCCAAAGTCACAGTTGATGCCACAACCGAGCTGGGAGTTGACGCTGCAATCATCTTCGCCGACATCATGCTACCCCTCGAAGGAATTGGCCAAGGCTTCAAACTCGTAGACGGCGTGGGCCCCGTAGTCGAGAAACCGATCGGACGAATGGAAGATGTTGAGGCGATTGGAAAATTCTCTCCAAGAGATCACGTGCCTTTCGTCACTGACGCGATTGAACTCGCGATTCAACAGCTGGACGGACGCACGCCTCTGATCGGGTTTTCAGGAGCGCCTTTCACCCTCGCTTGCTATCTGATAGAAGGAAGCCCTTCACGAGACTTTACGAAGACAAAGAAGATGATGTATGCGGAGCCGGAATTATGGAAGCTCCTGATGGCAAAGCTGTCCAGCATGGTCTCCGATTATCTCATGGCTCAAATCCGAGCTGGTGTGGACGCTGTCCAGCTCTTTGACAGCTGGTCCGGATGTCTCTCCCCATCCGACTACGAAGAATTCGTGCTCCCGTTCAACAAACAGATATTCGACCGGTTGAAAATAGGAGGAGTTCCTCGAATACACTTTGGAGTGGGAACAGCTGGGATATTGAAGTCGATGCGGGAGGCAGGCGGTGACGTGTTCGGTGTTGATTGGAGAATCTCGATAGACGGAGCCTGGGCTATTCTAGGACATGTAGCGATCCAAGGTAACCTTGACCCAGCGATTCTGCTGGGCGCGAACGAGCTTGTCCATGCCAGATCCAAAGATATCCTAGCTATGATCGGTGGCCGCCCGGGCCACATTTTCAACCTGGGTCACGGCGTTCTTCCTGAAACTCCGCCAGAACATGTGAAGAGTCTGGTTCAGTTCATTCACGGGACTACCAGAACCAAACATTAG
- the hemH gene encoding ferrochelatase, whose translation MEKHPAVLLMAYGSPNSLDEVGEYLRQVRGGRLPTPEEVERLRDRYHQVGGQTPLLKMTLAQAKALEDKLRSEQFYSKVYVGMKHWHPFVEDVVEKIASDDAASIIGLALAPHFSKLSIGGYADAVNRGLAKTGRPIPFIMVESWHDQQSLINALSRRVRDGVEEFDQPSRAVVLFTAHSLPKKFVADDDPYWSQLQETSQLVADKSGIESWDFAFQSAGHPVESWMGPSIKEKIAELSGKGFHELLVCPVGFVSDHLEILYDLDIEAKSYAASLGARLERTASLNDDPEFINAMASRLGPLLSQEIVTA comes from the coding sequence ATGGAGAAACATCCTGCAGTTCTACTGATGGCGTACGGCAGCCCGAATTCGCTTGACGAGGTTGGAGAATATCTCCGTCAGGTTAGAGGAGGTAGGTTACCAACACCCGAGGAGGTAGAGAGGTTGAGAGACAGATATCACCAGGTTGGTGGTCAGACTCCTCTGCTGAAAATGACTCTCGCCCAGGCGAAAGCATTGGAGGATAAGCTCCGGTCTGAGCAATTCTATTCGAAGGTGTATGTTGGAATGAAGCACTGGCACCCGTTTGTCGAGGATGTCGTCGAGAAGATCGCGAGCGATGATGCTGCAAGTATCATCGGTCTCGCGCTTGCTCCGCACTTCTCCAAGCTGAGCATCGGAGGATATGCAGACGCCGTCAACAGAGGCTTGGCCAAGACAGGAAGACCCATCCCGTTCATAATGGTCGAGAGCTGGCATGATCAACAATCTCTGATCAATGCCTTGTCGCGACGGGTCCGTGATGGCGTCGAGGAATTCGATCAGCCCTCTAGGGCTGTCGTTCTCTTCACCGCCCACAGCCTTCCGAAGAAGTTCGTGGCTGACGACGACCCCTATTGGAGTCAGCTTCAGGAGACCAGCCAGCTCGTTGCTGATAAATCAGGAATTGAGTCCTGGGATTTCGCCTTCCAGAGCGCCGGACATCCCGTCGAGTCTTGGATGGGACCCAGCATCAAAGAGAAGATAGCTGAATTATCCGGCAAGGGATTCCACGAATTGTTGGTCTGCCCTGTCGGTTTTGTCTCGGATCACCTCGAGATACTCTACGATCTGGATATTGAGGCGAAAAGCTACGCTGCCTCCTTAGGTGCGAGACTGGAGAGAACTGCTTCTCTCAATGACGACCCCGAATTCATCAATGCGATGGCTTCTAGACTGGGACCTCTTCTATCGCAAGAAATTGTGACAGCTTAG
- a CDS encoding uroporphyrinogen-III synthase — translation MEKLGWTPFIVHAVELRPIEQSRIFKEFSRIVGDGPVDWLVFMSPTGVDAFFDMLKSHSSILPSASGQIKIMAVGPKTSAALERYGVQDAVVPEKYSSAGVANHLSKFETKGQRVVLVRSSVADDRLATLLTSRGASVDTITIYQSEIPANKQNVLNFLSRLEKGQFQAVLFTSAASASNLFNMVTNQIPKSQLIHLLRSTLVGAIGPATAERLRELGIDPSVPGRYLIEDAISELVKKSEERWNPEQKISSQP, via the coding sequence GTGGAAAAGCTCGGATGGACCCCGTTCATCGTCCACGCCGTTGAGCTGAGACCTATAGAACAATCGAGGATCTTCAAAGAATTCTCAAGAATTGTGGGCGATGGTCCTGTTGACTGGCTCGTCTTCATGAGTCCCACCGGTGTCGATGCTTTCTTCGACATGCTGAAGTCGCACTCTAGCATTCTCCCGAGCGCATCAGGTCAAATCAAGATCATGGCTGTAGGTCCGAAGACCAGCGCGGCGCTAGAACGTTACGGCGTTCAGGACGCCGTCGTCCCGGAGAAATACAGCTCCGCCGGCGTAGCGAATCATCTGTCCAAGTTCGAAACCAAAGGACAGAGAGTGGTTCTTGTGAGATCCTCAGTCGCCGACGACCGCCTCGCAACGTTACTGACTTCGAGAGGGGCATCCGTGGACACGATCACGATCTACCAGTCAGAGATCCCAGCGAATAAGCAGAATGTATTGAATTTCCTCTCCAGGCTTGAAAAAGGACAGTTCCAGGCAGTTCTGTTTACCAGTGCAGCTTCTGCGTCCAACCTGTTCAACATGGTTACGAATCAGATCCCGAAGTCGCAACTCATCCACCTGTTGAGATCAACTTTGGTAGGGGCTATCGGTCCCGCAACGGCTGAAAGACTCCGAGAACTTGGCATAGACCCAAGCGTTCCTGGGAGGTATCTTATCGAGGATGCGATTAGTGAGCTTGTCAAGAAATCTGAGGAACGCTGGAACCCTGAGCAGAAAATATCGAGCCAGCCATAA
- the hemC gene encoding hydroxymethylbilane synthase, giving the protein MKILYKVGTRGSRLSLVQTELVADSIRQKNPGLRIELKVITTAGDADQRTPLFSLDQKGIFEKEIDRAVLDGQVDFAVHSMKDVPVLDMDSGLLIASVPERGSVIDVLVSKGDARLENLKTGSRVGTSSLLRVAQLRRARPGVQPEPIRGNVETRIQKVDKGEFDAVVLAEAGLARLGIEGRISERLPVEDFMPAPGQGALAVVARSDSSSVIDMLRSIEHAPTRSEIVAERELVRILEGGCKVPVGVLASARGDRIQMVACIFSIDGKEKLLAKRSGHVREAVVLAKEMGEELLHGGAKKIEESWRTVYV; this is encoded by the coding sequence ATGAAAATACTCTACAAGGTCGGTACTCGAGGAAGCAGGCTCTCACTTGTCCAGACGGAACTGGTTGCGGATAGTATCAGACAAAAGAATCCCGGACTTAGAATAGAACTGAAGGTCATTACGACCGCAGGTGATGCGGACCAGCGAACACCGCTCTTCTCGCTCGACCAGAAGGGAATCTTCGAGAAAGAGATCGACCGAGCAGTCCTCGACGGCCAGGTTGACTTCGCCGTTCACAGTATGAAGGACGTTCCTGTGCTCGACATGGACAGCGGGCTCTTGATCGCGAGCGTTCCCGAGAGGGGGTCCGTTATCGATGTGCTGGTGAGCAAGGGAGACGCGCGTTTGGAGAATCTGAAAACGGGAAGCAGGGTAGGCACGAGCAGCCTGCTCCGAGTCGCTCAGCTGAGGCGCGCGAGGCCTGGCGTGCAGCCGGAGCCTATCCGGGGAAACGTTGAGACGAGAATCCAGAAGGTGGACAAGGGCGAATTTGACGCTGTTGTACTCGCTGAAGCTGGGCTTGCAAGGCTTGGAATAGAAGGAAGGATCTCGGAGCGTCTACCGGTTGAAGATTTCATGCCTGCCCCGGGTCAAGGGGCACTGGCTGTTGTTGCCAGGAGTGACAGTTCAAGTGTCATTGACATGTTGAGGTCGATTGAGCACGCTCCGACGAGGTCTGAGATTGTGGCTGAACGAGAACTGGTTCGGATTCTCGAGGGTGGTTGCAAGGTTCCCGTGGGAGTCCTGGCCAGTGCCCGTGGCGATCGGATTCAGATGGTCGCCTGCATCTTCTCGATCGATGGCAAAGAGAAGCTTCTGGCGAAACGGTCGGGTCATGTCCGGGAAGCCGTAGTGTTAGCCAAAGAGATGGGTGAGGAACTTCTTCACGGCGGCGCGAAAAAGATCGAGGAGAGCTGGAGAACTGTCTACGTCTAG
- the hemL gene encoding glutamate-1-semialdehyde 2,1-aminomutase: MAGLDSRSQQLFRRARKVIPGGVNSPVRSYSPYPLFVSSAKGSKFKTVDGQEYLDYCMAYGALIDGHAQAEVVNAVEEALEKGSIYGQPTEMEVELAELIASIVPSMEMVRLVNSGTEATMHAIRLARAFSEKKKVLKFEGGFHGSHDSVLVKAGSGATLLGSPSSEGIPGEVAKNTLVSRFNEEKIASKIIRDYADELAAVIVEPVLGNIGPILPKPGFLEILRKVTEENKVLLIFDEVITGFRLSISGAQGYYKVHPDLTILGKILGGGLPLSAFGGRRDIMEKLAPLGPVYQAGTYSGNPVSVSAALATLQSLKKRAGQVYSRLDRMGGKIRRGISDQLESARVPAQVNGVGSMFQLFFTDRPVTDYHSARSADVRKYEQYFHSLLTSRIFVPPSQFETCFLSIAHTEDEVEATLGAIGTALKTLRR, encoded by the coding sequence ATGGCTGGGCTAGATTCAAGATCTCAACAGCTTTTCCGCCGAGCGAGGAAAGTGATTCCGGGCGGGGTCAACAGCCCGGTTAGAAGCTACTCTCCCTATCCTCTTTTCGTCTCATCCGCGAAAGGCTCGAAGTTCAAAACTGTTGACGGCCAAGAATACCTAGACTACTGCATGGCATATGGCGCGTTGATCGACGGACACGCCCAGGCCGAAGTCGTCAATGCAGTTGAGGAAGCTCTCGAGAAAGGGTCCATCTATGGACAGCCGACTGAGATGGAAGTCGAGCTCGCCGAACTGATAGCCTCGATAGTGCCGTCTATGGAAATGGTTCGCCTCGTCAACTCCGGGACCGAAGCCACGATGCATGCTATACGGCTCGCACGGGCGTTCAGTGAGAAGAAGAAAGTCCTGAAGTTTGAAGGGGGATTCCACGGGTCCCACGACTCAGTGCTGGTGAAAGCGGGATCAGGCGCCACCCTGCTTGGAAGCCCTAGTTCTGAAGGGATACCGGGCGAAGTCGCCAAGAACACGCTTGTTAGTCGCTTCAACGAAGAGAAAATAGCTAGCAAGATCATTCGAGACTATGCAGACGAACTTGCAGCCGTAATCGTCGAACCCGTACTCGGAAACATAGGCCCCATCCTGCCGAAACCGGGGTTTCTAGAGATTCTTCGAAAGGTTACTGAAGAAAACAAAGTCCTCCTAATCTTTGACGAGGTGATTACAGGCTTTAGGCTCTCGATAAGCGGAGCTCAAGGATACTACAAGGTTCATCCAGATCTAACAATACTCGGCAAGATTCTCGGAGGAGGGCTTCCACTCTCCGCCTTCGGCGGCAGAAGAGACATCATGGAAAAACTCGCTCCCTTGGGCCCCGTGTACCAGGCTGGAACCTACAGTGGTAATCCGGTCAGCGTGTCTGCTGCACTCGCAACCCTTCAATCATTGAAGAAACGAGCAGGGCAAGTGTATTCCCGATTAGATCGGATGGGAGGCAAGATCCGGCGAGGAATAAGTGACCAGTTGGAATCAGCTAGAGTGCCCGCACAGGTTAACGGTGTCGGATCGATGTTTCAGTTATTCTTCACAGATCGTCCGGTGACCGATTACCACTCGGCAAGGTCTGCCGACGTACGCAAGTATGAACAATACTTCCATTCGTTGCTCACGTCTCGAATCTTCGTTCCGCCATCCCAGTTCGAAACATGCTTTCTCTCTATCGCGCACACCGAAGACGAAGTAGAGGCCACCCTCGGTGCGATTGGCACTGCACTGAAGACCCTACGGCGGTGA
- the hemB gene encoding porphobilinogen synthase: protein MRRLRRTPLIRELVREVRLDRSDLIQPIFVEEALKTQAPIASMPGQQRQSPSTLGREVTRLVDNGIRSVVLFGIPTIKDEVGSSAYDPNGVVQRTIRDLKDQFGDELVVFADVCMCQYTSHGHCGLVRDGRVDNDETLRKLAEVAVSHARAGADMVAPSAMIDGQVKTIRQALDDNGFKDVAVMAYSAKHASSFFGPFREAALSTPKFGDRRTYQMDYSNPEEALREIALDIKEGADMIMVKPALAYLDIIYRAKKRFRMPTAAYNVSGEYSMIKAAAREGWIDEKSAVLEVLTSIKRAGADMILTYHALEAAEWLG, encoded by the coding sequence ATGCGGCGACTCCGAAGAACACCCCTCATCCGCGAGCTCGTGAGAGAAGTCAGACTTGATCGTTCTGATCTTATTCAACCGATATTTGTGGAAGAGGCATTGAAAACCCAGGCGCCTATAGCGTCGATGCCGGGCCAGCAGCGACAATCTCCCTCAACATTAGGCCGAGAAGTGACCCGTCTTGTCGACAACGGGATAAGATCCGTCGTTCTATTCGGTATTCCTACCATCAAGGATGAGGTCGGATCATCTGCTTATGATCCGAACGGGGTTGTCCAGAGAACTATCCGTGATCTAAAGGATCAGTTCGGTGACGAGCTGGTTGTTTTCGCGGACGTTTGCATGTGCCAGTATACTAGCCATGGACACTGCGGTCTTGTACGGGATGGGCGAGTAGATAATGATGAGACACTTCGGAAGCTCGCTGAAGTCGCGGTAAGCCATGCCCGCGCTGGTGCAGATATGGTGGCACCGTCAGCGATGATCGATGGACAGGTCAAGACAATTCGGCAAGCGCTCGACGACAACGGATTCAAGGATGTGGCCGTGATGGCGTATTCGGCGAAGCATGCTTCATCATTCTTCGGTCCCTTTCGAGAGGCCGCCCTATCCACCCCTAAGTTCGGAGATCGAAGAACCTACCAGATGGATTACTCTAACCCTGAGGAGGCTCTCCGCGAAATCGCGCTGGATATCAAAGAGGGCGCGGACATGATCATGGTCAAGCCCGCGCTTGCCTACCTAGACATTATCTATCGTGCGAAGAAAAGATTCCGGATGCCGACTGCAGCCTACAATGTAAGCGGAGAATATTCCATGATCAAAGCAGCCGCACGCGAAGGATGGATAGATGAGAAATCGGCAGTACTCGAGGTTCTAACCAGCATCAAACGGGCAGGAGCGGACATGATACTGACATACCACGCGTTGGAAGCCGCAGAATGGCTGGGCTAG
- the hemA gene encoding glutamyl-tRNA reductase translates to MLVNVGVSHKRAKLATLDALTLRDLPGFYKILRSIPGIKGAVIVQTCNRVDMFIDAGQGVEVNEKILWNWALETKFKLHELRKLAEQRSDEQVLEYLVNLASGLESMLVGESQILGQLKSSLIEARGLAASSPTLSRTLERSIAAGIRIRDQTGIGRGTVSLGSAALKLAEESLGPLDHTKVLLLGTGEIGMILMKALKARGVTDVTVAGRTRQRTESFCRTFGGKPADIMDAMSQLGLFRLVVVATRATGYLLTRENVAPQLKSDRDSKFMILDLSIPRNVSPGVEQLRGLVIKTIDDLRDITDQAVSVRKILVREAELKVEEAVEKISELLRREEAEPMVSELYHRADKIRREELEKALSKLNLPEHQQDVLERMSLALVRKLLAQPVVNLREAAKKGDTKLLTVAGQIFEGD, encoded by the coding sequence GTGCTAGTCAATGTAGGCGTCAGCCACAAAAGAGCCAAGCTGGCAACGCTTGACGCCCTAACCCTCCGCGACCTCCCAGGATTCTACAAGATTCTCAGAAGCATTCCGGGAATAAAAGGGGCAGTCATAGTTCAGACCTGCAACAGGGTTGACATGTTCATCGACGCCGGCCAAGGTGTCGAGGTTAACGAGAAGATCCTCTGGAACTGGGCCCTCGAGACAAAGTTCAAACTTCACGAATTGAGAAAACTTGCGGAACAGAGAAGCGATGAACAGGTCCTAGAATACCTGGTGAACCTTGCGTCTGGACTGGAATCAATGCTGGTTGGAGAGAGCCAGATTCTCGGCCAGCTAAAATCATCCTTGATAGAAGCACGGGGACTAGCAGCATCAAGCCCAACCCTCTCCAGGACTCTCGAGAGATCAATCGCAGCCGGCATCAGAATCCGGGACCAAACTGGGATCGGGAGAGGAACGGTATCCCTCGGTTCCGCAGCTCTAAAACTCGCCGAAGAATCTCTCGGCCCCCTCGACCATACCAAGGTATTGTTGCTCGGAACCGGTGAGATTGGTATGATCCTGATGAAGGCACTGAAGGCCAGGGGGGTCACAGATGTAACTGTTGCAGGCAGGACACGTCAAAGGACGGAGTCGTTCTGTAGAACTTTCGGAGGCAAACCAGCCGATATCATGGATGCCATGTCGCAGCTGGGACTCTTCAGGCTGGTCGTTGTTGCAACTAGAGCCACAGGCTACCTTTTGACCAGAGAGAACGTTGCTCCCCAGCTGAAATCTGATCGAGACTCGAAGTTCATGATTCTGGACCTCTCGATCCCGAGAAATGTTTCACCTGGTGTAGAGCAACTCAGAGGCCTGGTGATCAAGACGATTGATGACCTGCGCGACATTACGGACCAAGCCGTGTCCGTTAGGAAGATTTTGGTCAGAGAAGCTGAGCTGAAGGTCGAGGAGGCTGTAGAGAAAATCTCGGAACTCCTGCGCCGCGAGGAAGCGGAACCGATGGTCTCTGAGCTCTATCACAGAGCCGACAAGATTCGAAGAGAGGAGCTAGAAAAGGCACTATCCAAGCTAAACCTACCAGAACACCAGCAGGACGTACTTGAGAGGATGAGCCTGGCTCTGGTGCGGAAGCTCTTAGCCCAGCCAGTCGTCAACCTTCGTGAAGCCGCGAAGAAAGGTGATACCAAGTTGCTGACTGTCGCAGGCCAGATATTCGAAGGAGACTAG
- a CDS encoding class I SAM-dependent methyltransferase: protein MKVDQDKLNSFLMKFVGDFGAALHASTVLVGEKLGLYKALAEGNGLSPAELAGKTHTMERYVREWLSAQAAAGYVMYDSKTGKYSMSPEQVFTLADDKSPAYLPGAFYIAASMFKDEAGITEAFRTGKGFGWEQHSTDLFLGAEKFFRPAYAGNLVSSWLPALDGVVAKLKNGAMVADVGCGYGASTMIMAEAFPKSRFVGYDFHKPSIDHARKVASANRLSDRVSFEQAKAQDYPKKDFDLVAFFDCLHDMGDPAGAAKHVRQSLKPDGTWMIVEPFANEKPEQNYNPVGRVYYSASTMICTPASKAQEVGLALGAQAGDSQLRQVVMSGGFKTFRRATETPFNRVFEAKP, encoded by the coding sequence ATGAAGGTTGATCAGGATAAGCTAAACTCGTTCTTGATGAAGTTCGTGGGAGATTTTGGCGCGGCTCTGCATGCTTCCACAGTTCTCGTGGGAGAGAAACTTGGCCTCTACAAGGCGCTTGCGGAGGGTAATGGTCTGTCTCCCGCAGAGTTGGCGGGCAAGACACACACTATGGAGCGTTATGTTCGAGAATGGCTCTCGGCTCAGGCCGCGGCCGGCTACGTAATGTATGACTCCAAGACCGGCAAATACTCCATGTCCCCTGAGCAGGTGTTTACTCTGGCCGACGACAAGAGTCCTGCTTACCTTCCGGGAGCCTTCTACATCGCCGCATCGATGTTCAAGGACGAAGCAGGAATCACCGAAGCGTTCAGAACCGGCAAGGGCTTCGGATGGGAACAGCACAGCACGGACCTCTTTCTCGGAGCAGAGAAATTCTTCAGACCCGCATACGCAGGAAACCTAGTCAGCTCCTGGCTACCCGCCTTGGACGGTGTTGTGGCCAAGTTGAAGAACGGAGCCATGGTGGCCGACGTGGGATGCGGATACGGAGCCTCGACAATGATCATGGCCGAAGCTTTTCCAAAGTCTAGATTCGTCGGCTACGATTTCCACAAACCTTCCATAGACCATGCGCGAAAGGTGGCTTCAGCAAACCGGCTGTCCGACAGAGTCAGCTTCGAACAAGCGAAGGCTCAGGACTATCCGAAGAAAGACTTCGATCTAGTAGCATTCTTCGACTGTCTACACGACATGGGCGACCCCGCGGGAGCCGCAAAACATGTTCGACAGTCACTAAAGCCCGACGGGACCTGGATGATCGTCGAGCCCTTTGCCAATGAGAAGCCAGAGCAGAACTACAATCCAGTTGGCCGCGTCTATTACAGTGCGTCCACCATGATCTGCACGCCCGCTTCCAAGGCTCAAGAGGTAGGACTCGCTCTAGGTGCCCAGGCCGGCGACTCTCAACTGCGCCAGGTAGTAATGTCCGGAGGCTTCAAGACATTCCGCAGAGCAACCGAGACACCGTTCAACAGAGTATTCGAAGCAAAACCCTAG
- a CDS encoding alpha/beta hydrolase, translating into MKQETRFCTTPDNVRIAYAITGKGPPLVKAANYLSHLEFDWQSPVWRHFLDALSTDSTLIRYDERGCGLSDWDVPDFSFDAWVRDLESVVNAAGIERFPLLGISQGGAVAIEYAVRHPERVSQLIVYGGYARGWGKRGSMKTIEERQAMMTLIKHGWGRDDPGIRQYFTSMFIPGGTIEQMRWFNDLQRISCSAENAVRFQEVFGTVDVSMNLPKVKAPTLVIHSRGDPSVPFEEGRLLAAGIPNSRLVALESKNHVLLGTDPAWPKFVSEVRSSLGKKELVSTVSDKPQKRSGLGISGWIKGPET; encoded by the coding sequence ATGAAACAGGAGACCCGGTTCTGCACAACGCCTGACAATGTTCGGATCGCCTATGCCATAACTGGAAAAGGACCTCCGCTGGTCAAGGCTGCCAACTATCTCAGCCATCTAGAGTTCGATTGGCAAAGCCCTGTTTGGCGCCACTTTCTCGACGCTCTATCGACGGATAGTACGCTCATCAGATATGATGAGAGGGGATGTGGTTTGTCCGATTGGGATGTCCCAGACTTCTCGTTCGACGCTTGGGTTCGAGATCTCGAATCAGTCGTGAACGCCGCCGGAATAGAGCGATTCCCGCTCTTAGGAATTTCGCAAGGTGGAGCCGTTGCGATTGAGTACGCTGTCCGTCATCCAGAGAGAGTGAGCCAACTCATCGTGTATGGAGGATATGCCAGAGGTTGGGGCAAACGAGGATCGATGAAGACAATTGAGGAGCGCCAGGCAATGATGACGTTGATCAAGCATGGCTGGGGCCGCGACGATCCGGGTATTCGTCAATATTTCACCTCAATGTTCATTCCCGGCGGCACGATCGAGCAGATGAGATGGTTCAACGACCTTCAGCGGATCTCCTGCTCTGCCGAAAACGCGGTCCGGTTCCAGGAAGTGTTCGGCACGGTTGATGTTTCCATGAACCTCCCTAAGGTGAAAGCCCCTACGTTGGTAATCCACTCTCGAGGAGATCCGTCTGTTCCCTTTGAAGAGGGTCGGCTCTTGGCGGCGGGCATTCCAAACTCTCGCCTTGTCGCTCTAGAAAGCAAGAACCATGTCCTGTTAGGAACTGATCCTGCTTGGCCCAAGTTCGTCTCCGAGGTGAGAAGCTCTCTCGGGAAGAAGGAACTGGTCTCAACAGTTAGCGACAAGCCTCAGAAGAGGAGTGGGCTTGGAATATCAGGTTGGATAAAGGGCCCTGAGACATAG
- a CDS encoding lamin tail domain-containing protein, which produces MTSSRVIIERINHNPTRKDTVDKLNEEFVVLQNEGTEKVSLAGWTLTDETATGARKHVYKFPQGAVLSSREKAYVHTGPGEDSFEEGQTSKWILHWGRHAFVWNNEGDTATLFDADGNKVDSLQVVTIKAT; this is translated from the coding sequence ATGACATCAAGTCGAGTTATCATAGAACGCATCAACCATAATCCAACTAGAAAGGATACTGTTGACAAGCTAAACGAGGAGTTTGTTGTCCTCCAAAACGAGGGGACCGAAAAAGTATCCCTCGCGGGGTGGACTCTAACGGACGAGACGGCGACGGGAGCTCGAAAGCACGTCTACAAGTTTCCGCAAGGAGCCGTGCTCTCATCACGTGAGAAAGCCTATGTTCACACTGGACCAGGGGAGGATTCGTTCGAAGAGGGTCAAACCTCAAAGTGGATCTTGCATTGGGGAAGACATGCTTTCGTCTGGAACAACGAAGGAGATACCGCCACGCTTTTCGACGCTGACGGAAACAAGGTAGACTCTCTCCAAGTGGTTACTATCAAAGCGACCTAG